The Glycine max cultivar Williams 82 chromosome 12, Glycine_max_v4.0, whole genome shotgun sequence genome window below encodes:
- the LOC100803474 gene encoding auxin-responsive protein SAUR21, which yields MGIRFHNQIQFNHHHSTTTQKQTPLNFCSMMGIRLPFMVHAAKQTSSSFKSNVPKGHVAVYVGELQKKRFVVPISYLNHPLFLDLLNRAEEEFGFNHPMGGLTIPCKEDAFINLTSQLRAL from the coding sequence ATGGGTATTCGTTTTCATAACCAAATCCAATTCAATCACCACCATTCCACTACTACACAAAAGCAAACTCCATTGAACTTTTGTTCTATGATGGGTATTCGTTTGCCGTTTATGGTTCATGCAGCAAAACAGACATCATCGTCATTCAAGTCCAATGTTCCAAAGGGGCACGTGGCAGTTTACGTTGGAGAGTTGCAAAAAAAGAGGTTTGTGGTTCCAATATCGTATTTGAACCACCCTTTGTTTCTTGATTTGCTAAACCGCGCCGAAGAAGAGTTTGGCTTCAATCATCCCATGGGGGGACTCACAATTCCTTGCAAAGAAGATGCCTTCATCAATCTAACCTCTCAACTGCGAGCCTTGTGA